A genomic window from Leishmania braziliensis MHOM/BR/75/M2904 complete genome, chromosome 19 includes:
- a CDS encoding eukaryotic translation initiation factor-like, with protein sequence MDPNRCSPESAATDEQPLTLLWGTWEMWCDIPRRQQGHGTENSNWLEQVKSIGLFDSAEGFWGIFNCTILPSQLPPNSSYYLFRKHIAPMWEHEANRRGGKWIIPFTSKASEGGGDLQPVDVAWETLCLSAIGELFPGDEEEICGVTVSRGKQRALPSGHVAPLLSEWKLCLWTRRADDRVSQMEIAEYIRKELRLGLLSKETSRDGRNGEIDTPMEMPWSPDRSPAAKTREVSGFPSAITYMAHRDLMEARLDFVKGGSRVAPTFRPKYTLAIDVRG encoded by the coding sequence ATGGATCCGAATAGGTGTTCCCCAGAGAGCGCTGCGACAGATGAGCAACCACTTACTCTGCTGTGGGGGACGTGGGAGATGTGGTGCGACATCCCGCGCCGACAGCAAGGCCACGGCACAGAAAATTCCAACTGGCTGGAGCAGGTAAAGAGCATCGGCTTGTTCGACAGTGCCGAAGGCTTCTGGGGGATATTCAACTGCACTATCTTGCCATCGCAGCTTCCACCGAACAGCTCCTATTACCTTTTTCGAAAACACATTGCCCCAATGTGGGAGCACGAGGCGAACCGTCGGGGCGGAAAGTGGATCATTCCCTTTACCAGCAAGGCGTcagagggtgggggtgatTTGCAGCCCGTCGATGTGGCTTGGGAGACCCTGTGCCTCTCTGCGATTGGGGAGCTCTTTCCTggtgacgaggaggagatttGCGGCGTCACTGTGAGTCGCGGGAAGCAACGCGCCTTGCCCTCTGGCCACGTGGCGCCTCTGCTAAGTGAGTGGAAACTTTGTCTGTGGACTCGCCGTGCTGACGACAGGGTGTCGCAGATGGAGATTGCCGAGTACATCCGCAAGGAGCTGCGCCTAGGCCTCCTGTCGAAGGAGACGAGTAGAGATGGACGGAACGGCGAAATTGACACACCGATGGAGATGCCATGGTCCCCAGACCGTTCTCCAGCTGCCAAGACGCGAGAGGTCTCTGGGTTTCCATCAGCAATCACCTATATGGCACACCGGGACTTGATGGAGGCAAGGCTGGATTTTGTgaagggcggcagcagggTTGCTCCAACGTTCAGGCCCAAGTACACTCTTGCAATCGATGTGAGGGGGTGA
- a CDS encoding oxidoreductase-like protein has product MKRPRKPAPGECCGSGCTRCVWDTYYDELARFEEFIAGGGDEEEGTQSSEEEEIVNYIGTVVVKYIDPPTSSVSTTRFPDEWERAEMKARGFFPIDRIELVSCSTPSFSPADPGISIINLFTSAKGKAMLPGDVVEVLVTNSHGTQDANDVERLCKALHLDPCAWCELHRSPFVPEDNFPPWLPLQKPLMLGQLLSVYVDISSSSYLLQHSFFASLLRVYNDSKSSSASSTSTTPSPDPEKVRLLEACAFSEIGPQLLRSLSRSNAPLCYPSLVDVLEAFSFVNIPLDRVLEISGPLQTRKYSLANWIPATFPPSPLQLCMREVCAQRSANVPAATTVSADALQVADMFNRVAQEASGDDSNFFFGHTSHPLCCAARSMTRNPAASSPRGVYISFSLFGNSLFAQQLQAGCTALCNPAHTKSLHSGLFLIGCGTGIAPLIAAVTQLMLRRASSVAGSAPFSCWVFYGVRSKAELLYDETLKEALRTGAIAKYEYALSREDDRGKHGMYVTDLVKRNRLMVTDALQSAGQVFVCGPAKALQSVRELVKCDLLAEPDDDDSVQEQRLLLLEDQGRLNFNIWSTGNIFE; this is encoded by the coding sequence ATGAAGCGTCCACGCAAACCAGCACCAGGGGAGTGCTGTGGAAGCGGTTGCACCCGCTGTGTGTGGGATACCTACTACGATGAGCTCGCCAGATTTGAGGAGTTCATAGCAGGTGGGggtgacgaagaggagggcacGCAATCCtcagaagaggaagaaatTGTTAATTATATCGGTACGGTTGTGGTGAAGTACATTGATCCACCAACTTCGTCAGTTTCAACCACAAGGTTTCCCGATGAGTGGGAGAGAGCCGAGATGAAAGCACGGGGGTTCTTTCCCATTGACAGAATCGAGCTAGTGAGCTGTAGCACACCTTCGTTTTCTCCAGCTGATCCTGGCATCAGCATTATCAACCTCTTTACATCTGCAAAAGGCAAGGCAATGCTACCGGGTGATGTAGTGGAGGTGCTTGTGACTAACAGTCACGGTACACAGGATGCCAATGATGTTGAAAGACTGTGCAAGGCGCTTCACCTGGATCCATGTGCATGGTGTGAGCTACATCGCTCGCCGTTTGTGCCGGAAGACAACTTTCCCCCATGGCTTCCTTTGCAAAAGCCACTGATGCTTGGGCAGCTTCTTTCTGTCTATGTCGATATAAGTAGTAGTAGCTACCTGTTGCAACATAGCTTTTTTGCGAGTCTTTTGCGAGTTTACAACGACTCCAAGTCTTCCTCTGCATCTTCGACTTCAACCACCCCGTCACCCGACCCAGAGAAGGTACGACTTCTTGAGGCTTGTGCGTTTTCTGAGATAGGTCCCCAGCTTCTGCGCTCACTGTCAAGAAGCAACGCACCGCTTTGCTACCCTTCTCTTGTCGACGTACTTGAAGCCTTTTCCTTTGTCAATATTCCACTTGACCGTGTCCTTGAGATCAGTGGACCGCTCCAGACACGCAAGTATAGCCTGGCAAACTGGATTCCTGCAACATTTCCGCCAAGTCCACTTCAGCTGTGTATGAGGGAGGTGTGCGCTCAACGCTCTGCAAATGTGCCTGCTGCTACCACCGTCAGTGCAGACGCTCTGCAGGTTGCAGACATGTTCAACAGGGTTGCTCAGGAAGCCTCCGGGGACGACAGCAACTTCTTTTTTGGACACACGTCTCATCCACTCTGTTGTGCAGCGCGCTCTATGACAAGGAATCCAGCTGCCTCGAGTCCCAGAGGCGTGTATATCAGCTTTTCTCTGTTTGGAAACTCTCTGTTTGCTCAGCAGCTCCAGGCTGGATGCACAGCTCTGTGCAACCCTGCTCACACCAAGAGCTTACACAGCGGACTTTTCCTTATCGGGTGTGGTACAGGGATTGCTCCTTTAATTGCAGCTGTCACGCAGCTGATGCTTCGTCGCGCCTCTTCAGTGGCTGGGAGTGCCCCCTTTTCGTGTTGGGTGTTCTACGGAGTGCGCTCAAAGGCGGAGCTGTTGTATGATGAAACCCTCAAAGAAGCATTGCGAACAGGAGCGATTGCCAAGTACGAGTATGCTCTTTCGCGGGAGGACGACAGAGGGAAGCACGGCATGTATGTGACGGACCTTGTGAAGCGGAACCGTCTAATGGTCACGGATGCCCTGCAAAGCGCGGGCCAGGTATTCGTCTGTGGTCCGGCAAAGGCTCTTCAATCTGTCCGGGAGCTGGTCAAATGCGACCTGCTCGCCGAGCCAGACGATGATGACAGTGTGCAGGAGCAACGGCTGTTGCTTCTGGAGGATCAAGGGCGGTTGAACTTCAACATATGGAGCACTGGAAACATATTTGAGTGA
- a CDS encoding putative protein kinase, protein MCYVWRRYGSNFSTYDYEKDAAAQYAPVCRRCVVEPNLVAHAPRCVWKLIFEYCDATAKHRLLQLCHATQMGVVLPYPHTRYGWSTFFEGRCFISKGANGEVYRTMVRRDITKKLARSLINVLDAKVLADLAGCTVAVKAIRKSTVFSLRRWKHIQREVDALRRCYHRHVVQLHFVAQGPSEVYIVLQYVPGGDLFDWLVRQQIPMEYDVVVIARQLLETLHFMHEVCGVVHRDIKPENILLQPIVNSSVQRQGDGSLSAEGGCATGHASASDDLHIRLADFGYAKLLPKSEPEDAFLSPARTSDTPLPPAPPDEVGNMGPRSESVQRTEPHANARRPFLISSTPCGTLGFAAPEILSAYNAQKNAWQRLRSSRQSAELIGDIAKPQTPVDLVKRMDIFAAGVTICILLTGCEPFPCLSSKEHIEAVYEGLDFSEPQWSYVSQPAKSLLRRMLAPRAADRPSAFECLNSPWIKHHAPYTDATSEAEGDDENVHGKRLNHSASVWQLLSTSFQNSVHSLRKSEGWLFVQDAQGLVTTIPRQLVNDIEAGEPFSEALHSSSGREQAFSVY, encoded by the coding sequence ATGTGCTACGTTTGGCGCCGATATGGGTCTAATTTTTCAACCTACGATTACGAgaaagacgctgctgctcagtATGCGCCAGTGTGTCGGCGGTGCGTAGTAGAGCCGAATCTGGTCGCCCACGCACCACGGTGTGTTTGGAAGCTGATTTTCGAGTACTGTGACGCGACGGCGAAGCAtcgtctgctgcagctgtgccatGCCACGCAGATGGGCGTTGTGCTGCCGTATCCTCACACGCGGTACGGATGGAGTACTTTTTTCGAAGGTAGGTGTTTCATCTCCAAAGGTGCCAATGGTGAGGTTTATCGCACAATGGTGCGTCGAGACATTACGAAGAAGCTTGCACGGTCTCTAATTAACGTGCTGGATGCAAAGGTGCTAGCCGATCTTGCTGGTTGCACTGTGGCTGTGAAGGCGATCCGAAAGTCGACTGTTTTCTCCTTGAGGAGGTGGAAGCACATTCAACGGGAAGTGGATGCGCTGCGTAGATGCTACCACCGTCACGTCGTTCAGCTGCACTTTGTCGCGCAGGGCCCCAGTGAGGTTTATATTGTACTTCAGTACGTGCCCGGCGGAGACTTGTTTGACTGGCTGGTCCGTCAACAGATTCCAATGGAGTATGACGTGGTCGTCATCGCGCGCCAGCTTCTCGAAACGCTTCACTTTATGCACGAGGTTTGCGGGGTTGTGCATCGTGATATCAAGCCGGAGAACATCTTGCTACAGCCCATTGTAAATTCAAGTGTACAGAGGCAAGGGGATGGGTCTCTCAGCGCGGAGGGCGGGTGCGCTACGGGGCACGCCAGCGCGTCCGATGACTTGCACATACGCCTTGCCGACTTCGGGTACGCGAAGCTTCTTCCGAAAAGCGAGCCTGAAGACGCGTTCCTGTCGCCAGCACGGACGTCGGACACTCCTTTGCCGCCTGCACCCCCCGATGAGGTTGGTAACATGGGGCCTAGGTCGGAAAGTGTGCAGCGCACGGAGCCTCACGCGAACGCTCGCAGGCCGTTTCTCATTTCGTCCACCCCGTGTGGAACGCTCGGCTTCGCTGCCCCTGAGATTCTTTCCGCCTACAACGCACAGAAGAACGCTTGGCAGCGCCTTCGTTCAAGCCGGCAGTCTGCCGAGCTGATTGGAGACATAGCCAAGCCGCAAACGCCGGTAGATTTGGTGAAGCGTATGGACATCTTTGCGGCTGGCGTGACTATATGTATCCTCTTGACGGGGTGTGAGCCGTTTCCGTGTCTGTCGTCTAAAGAGCATATTGAGGCTGTGTACGAGGGTCTGGACTTTAGTGAACCTCAGTGGAGCTACGTGTCTCAGCCGGCCAAGAGCTTGCTACGCCGCATGCTTGCGCCAAGGGCGGCGGACCGTCCCTCTGCCTTTGAGTGCCTCAACTCACCTTGGATTAAGCACCATGCCCCGTACACCGACGCCACCtcagaggcggagggggacGATGAGAATGTTCATGGGAAGAGGCTCAATCACAGCGCGTCTGTGTGGCAGCTGCTCTCCACTTCGTTTCAGAACTCTGTCCACTCGCTGCGCAAGAGTGAGGGGTGGCTGTTCGTACAGGATGCACAGGGACTCGTGACAACGATTCCGCGTCAGCTTGTAAACGACATAGAGGCTGGTGAGCCCTTTTCTGAGGCGCTTCATTCCTCCAGCGGTCGCGAGCAGGCTTTCAGTGTCTACTAG